In Trichoderma atroviride chromosome 2, complete sequence, one DNA window encodes the following:
- a CDS encoding uncharacterized protein (MEROPS:MER0000542): MTLLKQHLFRYQGHIGAYLVVAGCDPTGTHLFTVHAHGSTDKLPYVTMGSGSLAAMSVFETQWKADISRDEAVKLCSDAILSGIWNDLGSGSNVDVAVITKEKTTLLRNYIKPNEKSAKLQSYRFEKGTTAVLNEKVINKSDLKRFVTVHDLPVEGEKMDVDT; the protein is encoded by the coding sequence ATGACCCTCCTCAAGCAGCACCTCTTCCGCTACCAGGGCCACATTGGCGCGtacctcgtcgtcgccggctGCGACCCTACCGGCACCCACCTCTTCACCGTCCACGCCCACGGCAGCACAGACAAGCTCCCCTACGTCACCATGGGATCCGGCAGTCTGGCTGCCATGAGCGTCTTTGAGACGCAGTGGAAGGCGGACATTTCACGGGATGAGGCCGTCAAGCTGTGTAGCGATGCTATCCTGTCCGGTATCTGGAACGATTTGGGTTCTGGTTCCAACGTCGACGTTGCCGTCATCACCAAGGAGAAGACTACCCTGCTACGAAACTACATCAAGCCCAACGAGAAGAGCGCGAAGCTGCAGAGCTACCGCTTCGAGAAGGGCACTACTGCCGTCTTAAACGAAAAGGTTATCAACAAGAGCGATCTTAAGCGATTTGTCACAGTACACGACTTACCGGTTGAGGGTGAGAAGATGGATGTTGATACCTAA
- a CDS encoding uncharacterized protein (EggNog:ENOG41), which yields MSPGKRPPELSPLDAFALQSRLLARQLQETTNKDGNRVSRLPPLTAESPLIIQGRSEYFRSMSQDSASERDESPAPPLSAGLGLVEDAFSGEIERPRSMHPRMSRIPATPDDGVPPVPEDLPDVPDIPEYARGRRLGQRDDPNSYFGARQDRSPSPLENDILPPLDRQSTKSPISGRPQPSSFSSAFSDSSPRRFKQSSLDEIGLAPPRSLFPGRFPSALPSPVPTEEESFGTMSSSVQSLPSRKLSSGSAALPHHMASSVMPSFQRSPSAASESSALPRPAFNFSRPMSRSGTPSFDPPIRQASSDSQPSFILADESAQTPISMHSEAFVEQPAENNGNGTYVYSKFVLPRGKSIQRSESSDNQPQAAAPPSPPTRPSSSARTIPDDAASISSAMTRQQSDAGKLSSESAGRGPRPSNESRRQAEDGPRGRSRTLHAGEAPRGRTPASIGTSDSANTIRPTMSVRSTTSTTAGPAPAPTAAEMTAEEHLAKGIECHENGSLNESTYHLRHAARLNHPTAMLLYALACRHGWGMKANQKEGVQWLRKAADMASAEVAEDEGVAKEGKRINVAENKTHKAQFALSIYELGVSHMNGWGIEQDKALALRCFEIAGTWGDVDALAEAGFCYAQGIGCKKNLKKSAKFYRMAEAKGMSMVGNSWIHKAKYQDDEDTPDIPKKARARSKSRSRAMFGKKPAS from the exons ATGTCGCCGGGGAAGCGCCCCCCCGAACTCTCTCCCTTGGACGCCTTCGCCCTGCAGAGTCGCCTGCTGGCCCGACAGCTCCAGGAAACTACCAACAAAGATGGAAATCGCGTTAGTCGGCTCCCCCCTCTGACGGCCGAGAGCCCCCTCATCATCCAGGGCCGGTCAGAATACTTCCGATCCATGTCCCAGGACTCGGCGTCTGAGCGAGATGAATCCCCTGCTCCTCCGCTTTCCGCTGGATTGGGGCTCGTGGAAGACGCCTTCTCGGGCGAAATCGAACGGCCAAGATCTATGCATCCACGCATGAGTCGAATCCCGGCCACCCCCGATGACGGCGTGCCCCCCGTGCCCGAGGATCTGCCAGATGTACCAGATATCCCCGAATATGCTCGGGGTCGACGGCTGGGACAACGTGATGACCCAAACAGCTACTTCGGGGCACGACAAGACCGATCACCTTCACCTCTTGAAAACGATATCCTCCCTCCACTTGATCGCCAATCAACAAAATCCCCCATTTCTGGCCGCCCTCAGCCCTCgtccttctcttctgctttttcAGATTCCTCTCCTCGAAGGTTCAAACAGAGCTCTCTCGACGAAATCGGTTTGGCACCGCCCAGAAGCCTCTTCCCCGGACGCTTTCCAAGCGCTTTGCCCTCTCCTGTACCGACAGAGGAGGAGTCGTTTGGCACTATGTCCAGTTCGGTTCAGTCGTTGCCTTCCCGAAAACTGTCCTCTGGCAGCGCAGCCCTCCCACACCATATGGCATCTTCTGTCATGCCTTCTTTCCAACGATCCCCATCTGCTGCCTCTGAGTCTTCCGCGCTTCCTCGGCCCGCCTTCAACTTTTCTCGACCCATGAGCAGATCTGGAACCCCTAGTTTCGACCCTCCCATTAGGCAGGCTTCGTCAGATAGTCAGCCGTCATTTATACTGGCTGACGAGTCGGCCCAGACCCCGATAAGCATGCACAGTGAGGCCTTTGTGGAACAGCCAGCAGAAAATAACGGCAACGGCACCTATGTCTACTCAAAATTTGTTCTGCCCCGAGGAAAGTCGATCCAGCGGTCCGAGTCTTCAGACAACCAACCTCAGGCGGCCGCACCACCTTCACCTCCTACTCGGCCGTCTAGCTCTGCTCGTACCATTCCGGATGATGCTGCTAGTATCTCTAGTGCAATGACCAGACAGCAGAGCGATGCAGGTAAGCTCAGCTCAGAGAGCGCTGGCCGTGGACCTAGACCTTCAAATGAATCCAGGCGACAAGCCGAAGATGGCCCCAGAGGCAGATCACGGACCCTGCATGCCGGAGAAGCACCCAGGGGTAGGACCCCTGCCTCGATTGGTACCAGCGATTCTGCCAACACGATACGCCCGACCATGTCCGTCCGATCAACAACGAGCACCACCGCCGGGCCTGCGCCTGCACCTACTGCTGCAGAGATGACGGCTGAAGAGCACCTAGCAAAGGGAATAGAGTGCCACGAGAATGGCTCTTTGAACGAATCCACCTACCACCTCCGACATGCAGCTCGACTCAACCACCCAACAGCAATGCTTTTGTATGCCCTTGCTTGTCGCCATGGCTGGGGCATGAAGGCCAATCAGAAAGAAGGAGTGCAATGGCTACGGAAAGCAGCCGATATGGCAAGCGCCGAAGTTGCAGAAGATGAGGGGGTGGCCAAGGAAGGAAAGCGCATCAACGTCGCTGAAAACAAAACTCACAAGGCTCAGTTTGCGCTGAGCATCTATGAGCTGGGCGTAAGCCATATGAACGGATGGGGCATTGAGCAAGATAAAGCACTTGCGCTGCGCTGCTTTGAAATCGCCGGCA CATGGGGTGATGTCGATGCTTTGGCGGAAGCTGGTTTTTGCTACGCTCAGGGAATCGGCTGCAAAAagaacttgaagaagagtgCCAAGTTCTACCGAATGGCTGAAGCCAAGGGTATGAGCATGGTAGGAAACAGCTG GATCCACAAGGCAAAATACcaggatgacgaggatacCCCTGACATCCCGAAGAAGGCTCGAGCCCGCAGCAAATCGCGCTCACGGGCAATGTTTGGCAAAAAGCCCGCTTCATAA